The following coding sequences lie in one Rhodopirellula islandica genomic window:
- a CDS encoding trypsin-like peptidase domain-containing protein, which produces MGVLLSMGLLAGLTVGVGSDDSVSADDLQSVTATSFRSSDASVRDVRSTGRSSRSLRETPTVTAIRRASPSVVNLHGQKTIRTTAASMAGGAPDSFRQVNGMGTGVVIDPRGYVITNYHVVEDVNELNVTLHNGEATRADLIASDPQSDLALVKLRGQGPFPTIPRGHSDDLMIGETVIAIGNAFGYVHTSTEGIISALHRDVPVNETQQYRDLIQTSAGINPGNSGGPLLNIDGEMIGVNVAVRVGAQQIAFAIPIDQVLDTVTEMINRHNDRRMVIGMDGSAVSRGGLQVTRLSDGGSAQQAGLQTGDRLVRINQQDIADPLNYALSVLEVGPGDPMQVEFEREGEFFQTQLATAVSSQEFGDPAAALAWQVVGVSVRPAGKSFVHRMNSRLQTNYRGGLIVTDVRAGSAASEQGITAGDVLLGIHVWQTAGLEDLAEILDQPNIRRGSKAKFYLVRKDQTLYGHLQLASQGNQLTRR; this is translated from the coding sequence ATGGGTGTGTTGCTGTCGATGGGGTTGCTGGCGGGATTGACCGTCGGCGTCGGCAGCGATGATTCGGTGTCAGCCGATGACTTGCAGAGCGTGACGGCGACCAGCTTTCGCTCCAGCGACGCAAGCGTACGGGACGTGCGATCGACCGGTCGGTCATCGCGATCGTTGCGTGAAACGCCCACGGTGACGGCGATTCGTCGTGCTTCGCCTTCGGTGGTGAATTTGCACGGTCAAAAGACGATTCGCACCACCGCGGCCAGCATGGCTGGTGGGGCGCCCGATTCGTTTCGCCAAGTCAACGGCATGGGCACAGGGGTCGTGATCGATCCGCGTGGTTATGTGATCACAAATTACCATGTGGTCGAAGACGTCAACGAACTCAACGTGACATTGCACAACGGCGAAGCCACCCGCGCTGATTTGATCGCCTCGGATCCACAAAGCGATCTGGCGTTGGTGAAATTGCGAGGCCAAGGCCCGTTTCCAACGATCCCACGTGGTCACAGCGATGATTTGATGATCGGTGAAACGGTCATCGCCATCGGCAATGCGTTTGGTTACGTCCACACCAGCACCGAAGGCATCATCAGTGCTCTGCACCGCGATGTGCCGGTCAACGAGACACAGCAGTACCGCGATCTGATTCAAACCAGTGCCGGCATCAACCCAGGCAACTCCGGCGGTCCACTGCTGAACATCGATGGTGAAATGATCGGTGTGAACGTTGCCGTTCGCGTCGGTGCTCAACAGATTGCGTTTGCCATTCCAATTGATCAGGTGCTCGACACCGTGACCGAGATGATCAACCGCCACAACGATCGCCGGATGGTGATCGGAATGGATGGATCGGCCGTCTCGCGTGGTGGATTGCAGGTGACACGATTGTCCGACGGTGGTTCGGCACAACAAGCTGGCCTGCAGACAGGCGATCGCTTGGTACGCATCAACCAGCAAGACATCGCGGATCCACTCAACTACGCGTTGTCGGTGCTAGAAGTTGGGCCAGGGGATCCGATGCAGGTCGAATTCGAACGCGAGGGCGAGTTCTTTCAAACGCAATTGGCGACCGCGGTTTCGTCGCAAGAATTTGGTGACCCAGCTGCCGCACTTGCATGGCAAGTCGTGGGTGTCTCTGTCCGACCTGCTGGGAAGTCGTTTGTGCATCGCATGAATTCGCGATTGCAAACCAATTACCGCGGCGGTTTGATCGTCACCGATGTGCGGGCTGGTTCCGCGGCGAGCGAACAAGGGATCACGGCGGGCGACGTTCTGCTGGGGATTCACGTGTGGCAAACCGCCGGGCTGGAAGACTTGGCCGAGATTCTTGACCAACCCAACATCCGCCGCGGTTCGAAGGCCAAGTTCTACCTCGTTCGAAAAGACCAGACGCTGTATGGCCATCTCCAATTGGCCTCGCAAGGGAACCAGCTGACGCGACGCTAG